From the genome of Chelonia mydas isolate rCheMyd1 chromosome 2, rCheMyd1.pri.v2, whole genome shotgun sequence, one region includes:
- the ARMH2 gene encoding armadillo-like helical domain-containing protein 2, which yields MFKKLQACYETFIKTFFSSVKEEPYNPTDSIFHKQKIVRYGTDVRNAQLPLEQRAQAAKNIGLLVYTGGPNAGICASEYIQDLIDILNMPDTSANVRILVLQGLCGICYINYSNQNKVKDLNLADILLACLTEDEDSSPASNHITVVKFWVCYLLTVLCCHNIPYIRILHELGGQKLVTKLKFLSSMEWSGWPDNYAEVLFSLLGFHKAQLTSGI from the exons ATGTTTAAGAAGCTCCAAGCTTGTTATGAAACTTTCATCAAAACCTTTTTCTCTTCTGTGAAGGAAGAGCCCTACAATCCAACTGACAGCATTTTTCATAAGCAAAAAATTGTTAGATATGGCACCGATGTGAGGAACGCACAACTACCCCTTGAACagagagcccaagctgcaaaaaATATTGGACTGCTAGTGTACACAG GTGGGCCAAATGCTGGAATATGCGCATCAGAATACATCCAGGACCTAATTGATATCTTGAACATGCCAGACACTTCAGCAAATGTGAGGATCCTGGTGCTCCAAGGGCTGTGCGGTATTTGCTATATAAATTACAGTAACCAAAACAAGGTAAAAGATCTGAATCTTGCTGATATTCTTCTTGCTTGTCTCACTGAAGATGAAGATTCATCCCCAGCTAGCAACCATATTACCGTGGTTAAGTTCTGGGTTTGTTACCTTCTGACTGTCCTTTGTTGCCACAATATCCCTTACATTAGAATACTCCATGAATTGGGAGGTCAAAAGCTGGTAACAAAGCTGAAATTCCTGTCTAGCATGGAATGGTCTGGCTGGCCAGATAATTATGCAGAAGTACTGTTTTCCCTTTTGGGGTTTCACAAAGCTCAACTTACTTCtggtatttaa
- the GMNN gene encoding geminin isoform X1, translating to MNFSMKEKLDAGKASGTIKKYVTDNANSAPRRTLKTIQPSAAGCLIGRVNEPAKCSFKRKLWSDQLTAKTCKAEVVDPKQKNENLKGVTQAVDLMVKKNPPSRYWKEVAEERRKALYEVLQENEKLHKEIEQKDGEIARLKEENDELVLLAEHVQYMTNMIERLTGQAPDGLESLKNLDLEEFEQEDEESDSEGDVDWDSEELPSQVSCDSRENATDSSAKKARSL from the exons ATGAATTTCAGTATGAAGGAGAAATTGGATGCAGGAAAAGCCTCAGGAACGATAAAG AAGTACGTCACAGACAATGCAAACTCAGCCCCAAGACGGACTCTTAAAACGATTCAGCCTTCAGCAGCAGGTTGCCTTATTGGCAGGGTAAATGAA CCTGCTAAATGTTCGTTCAAAAGGAAACTTTGGAGTGATCAGTTAACTGCAAAGACCTGCAAAGCTGAGGTTGTGGAcccaaaacagaaaaatgaaaatctaaAAGGAGTCACTCAAGCTGTTGATCTCATGGTAAAAA AAAATCCTCCGTCTCGGTACTGGAAGGAAGTGGCTGAAGAGAGAAGGAAGGCACTGTATGAAGtgcttcaggaaaatgaaaag CTGCACAAAGAAATTGAACAGAAAGATGGTGAAATTGCCCGTCTAAAAGAAGAAAATGATGAACTGGTATTACTTGCAGAACATGTGCAGTACATGACAAATATGATTGAG AGACTAACTGGGCAGGCACCTGATGGCCTTGAGTCACTGAAAAATCTAGACTTGGAGGAATTTGAGCAGGAGGATGAAGAGAGTGATTCTGAGGGTGATGTAGATTGGGATTCTGAAGAGTTGCCTTCACAAGTCTCATGTGATTCTAGGGAGAATGCCACAGATTCATCTGCAAAGAAAGCTAGAAGTCTGTGA
- the GMNN gene encoding geminin isoform X2, with protein sequence MNFSMKEKLDAGKASGTIKYVTDNANSAPRRTLKTIQPSAAGCLIGRVNEPAKCSFKRKLWSDQLTAKTCKAEVVDPKQKNENLKGVTQAVDLMVKKNPPSRYWKEVAEERRKALYEVLQENEKLHKEIEQKDGEIARLKEENDELVLLAEHVQYMTNMIERLTGQAPDGLESLKNLDLEEFEQEDEESDSEGDVDWDSEELPSQVSCDSRENATDSSAKKARSL encoded by the exons ATGAATTTCAGTATGAAGGAGAAATTGGATGCAGGAAAAGCCTCAGGAACGATAAAG TACGTCACAGACAATGCAAACTCAGCCCCAAGACGGACTCTTAAAACGATTCAGCCTTCAGCAGCAGGTTGCCTTATTGGCAGGGTAAATGAA CCTGCTAAATGTTCGTTCAAAAGGAAACTTTGGAGTGATCAGTTAACTGCAAAGACCTGCAAAGCTGAGGTTGTGGAcccaaaacagaaaaatgaaaatctaaAAGGAGTCACTCAAGCTGTTGATCTCATGGTAAAAA AAAATCCTCCGTCTCGGTACTGGAAGGAAGTGGCTGAAGAGAGAAGGAAGGCACTGTATGAAGtgcttcaggaaaatgaaaag CTGCACAAAGAAATTGAACAGAAAGATGGTGAAATTGCCCGTCTAAAAGAAGAAAATGATGAACTGGTATTACTTGCAGAACATGTGCAGTACATGACAAATATGATTGAG AGACTAACTGGGCAGGCACCTGATGGCCTTGAGTCACTGAAAAATCTAGACTTGGAGGAATTTGAGCAGGAGGATGAAGAGAGTGATTCTGAGGGTGATGTAGATTGGGATTCTGAAGAGTTGCCTTCACAAGTCTCATGTGATTCTAGGGAGAATGCCACAGATTCATCTGCAAAGAAAGCTAGAAGTCTGTGA